The Deltaproteobacteria bacterium genomic sequence TCCGTGGAAAAGTTTGGGGGCTATCGACAACGAGGCCCGCGTGGCCATTCATATTCTGCACCGCCTTGGGGCGGTCGTGACTTTTTTGGTTCTGGGATTTTTGGCGGTCAAAGGTCTGACCGGGGCTGAAGATAAAAGCGTCAAGGCGACCTCTATTATAATGATACTGCTTCTGATCGCCCAGGTGACTTTGGGAATCTCCACCGTTCTCTTCATCCGCCCGCTTGAAATCGCAACGGCTCACAATGCGGTGGCCGCCTTATTGCTTCTCACGGTGATTGCATTGAATGACCAAATCGCAAGGCGATTGACGTCTTGAGGAATAAAATTTATAAGCCTCGGTCGGATGCTTGCCTATTTAAACCTCACTAAACCGCGGATCAGCCTCCTGTTTGCCGTTACGGGCCTGGCCGCTCTCATCATGGAGGGAAGCCTGCGAGCCAAACCGGCAACGATGTGGTTGCTCGTGGCCGCGATTTTCATGATCGGCGGTTCGGCCAATGCCTTTAATCAATATTTTGAACGGGACATTGATAAAATGATGGTAAGAACAGCCAAAAAACGCCCTCTTCCGCAGGGGAAAATCAAGCCGGTTGCCGCCCTTATCTTCAGCGTCGTCATCGGGGCGATTGGGACTTGTCTCCTCTGGCACTGGGGCACACCTCTTGCCGCCCTTCTCGGCCTCGGGACGATCGTCTTTTACAGCTTCTATTACACATTGTGGCTCAAACCCCGAACTCCTTACAACATCGTCATCGGAGGAGCCGCCGGTGCGACCGGGCCTTTAATCGGCTGGGCCGCGGCCACTGGCCTCCTTTCGTGGGCCGCCGTCGTGATGTTTGCAATCGTCTTTTTCTGGACACCGCCCCATTTCTGGTCGCTGGCCCTCTGCTGTAAGGAGGACTATGCGAAGGTCAATTATCCGATGTTTCCACTCGTTGCCGGCGATGCGGCGACGCGCAAACAGATTCTTTTCTACTCCATGACGCTTTTGCCGCTCTCGGCCAGTTTGTATTTTTTAAAAGCCGCCGGGATGGTTTATCTGATCAGTGCCCTGATCTTAAGCGCCTTTTTTATGTGGGAGGCGGTGCAGATTTACCGAAAGAAAACCATTCGCTCGTATTGGCAACTATTCGGCTATTCGATTGCCTATTTGCTTCTGCTGTTTGTGATTCTGATTGTCGATCATTTGATTTCCTGATGAAAAAAAATCCCCTCATCTCCATCTTCCTCGTCGTCTTCATCGATCTGGTCGGCTTCGGAATTGTGATTCCGATTCTTCCCTATTATGCCAAATCATTCGGCGCACAGGCGACAACCCTTGGCTGGCTGATGATGTGCTACTCCGGGATGCAATTTCTCTTTTCCCCCTTTTGGGGAAGCCTTTCCGACCGGATCGGACGGCGGCCGGTTATCCTTACCTGCCTGGTCGGGATCTCGGCCTCGATGGCCCTTTTGGGTTTTGCCAAATCGCTCGTCTGGCTTTTTGCCGCGCGTCTTTTGGCCGGGTTTTTTGGGGCGAACATTTCAACCGCCGCCGCCTACATTGCCGACATCACAAAACCGGAGGATCGCGCCAAAGGGATGGGGATGATCGGCGCCGCCTTTGGCCTTGGGTTTCTGTTTGGTCCGGCCCTGGGGGGAATTCTTTCGCGCTGGGGATATGGAGCGGCGGGATATGCCGCTGGAGTTCTGGCGCTTTTGAATTTTCTTTTTGCCCTCAAAGTCCTTAAGGAACCCCCCTTAAGCACCGAAATCCGGGCCGTGCATCGTTCCCATCTCTCATGGACGGCGTGGAGAAAAACGGTGACAACGCCGCAAACCGGGCTGGCGGTTCTTCTCTTTTTTGTGGTCACCATGGGAATTGCCCAGCTCGAAACTTCGTTTGCCCTTTTTCTGCTTGCCCGTTTTCATCTGGATGCCGTTCATGCCGGCTTGATCCTTGCCCTGATGGCCCTGGCGCTGGTGGGGATTCAGGGGGGGGCGATTGGAAGGCTGGTACGATGGATGGGGGAGGCCCGTTTGGTCCTCGCGGGGTGCGGCATCATGGCGGTGACTCTCTTTTCTGCGGCTTTAAGCCACGCCATCGCGCCCTTTATTATTTTTCTTTTATTGCAGTCGGTCGGCTACGCGATCACCAATCCTTCGCTCTCCAGCCTTGTTTCGCGCCATGCCCCGCGGGAGGTTCAGGGGTCAACGATGGGAATCTATCAATCGGCCGGAAGCCTCGCCCGCGTTTTTGGGCCGGTGGCGGCGGGGGTGTTGTTTGACCACATCGGCATCACCGCCCCATTTGTCGCGGCAGGCATCCTCTTTACCGCCGCGCTGGTTCTTGTCGCCCTCGGCAAACAGGTGTGGAATGGCAAGGAGCCAGCTGTCGCCTATTCCCAAGTTGCCTGATAACAATTGATTTGCGAATAGATTAGCCCTTCAGCGCTGATATCGGTTCCCGAAGCGCCGTCGCAGTAAACATTGCCGCTCAACAGGACCGGTGAAATCCCGAACTGAACCGGCCCTGTCGTTTGAACGACTTCATGATCTCCACTGTCGGGATCCATCAATAAGGTTTCGGTATACGATTGAGTCACATTAAACAGGAGCGACGATCCCACAAACTGGGCATTGGCGACATAGACCTGAAAACCGTCCGGCAGGTCGACTTCCTGAACCTCATCATCGGCCGATAAAAGAGCCAGCGAGCGACCGTCGGCATTGCTCCCCGTAAAGAGATGCCTCCCGTCCGTAGATGCCGGGACATTGCCGTTTAATCCGACGCCATCCGGGATGTTCAAAACCGGATTGATCTCATCCGTAGCAGGATCCACAAAAACCAGAAAGCTCGTCCCGCTGGAATCGTCCAACGTGTTGTTGGCCGCCGCAACGACCAGTTGGCCGTCTTTCAGGGCCATGGCGCTGGCATTTTTAAAGCTTGCGAGCGGGATCAGGCGATAACCTGAATTTTCGCTCAACGGTTCGGCGATCTCAACGATTGCCGAAGAACCGAAATCGACCGTGTCGTATTCGGAGGATACGTCACCCTGATTGTTGATGAGGACATAAAGCCGGCCGGTATCCGGATCCACAACCGACGCGCTCGGGCCCCTCGCTTCCAAGGCGCCGTAGAGATCGTGATCGGCAAGCAGATTGCCGTCGGTATCAAACAAGATAATCCCATGATGCGTTCCATCCTGCGAATGATAGCCGGTATTGCTCTGATAGATGGCCGCAATCACGTCCTCCCCTGCTATTTTAAGCGGACCGGTCCAGCCGTAACTCCGCTGATCGGCATGGGGAAGAGAAGGGATTGTTTTGTCGCTATCAAGGTTTTGAACATCGACCCGTTCCTCAACACCGTATTGGCCGGAAAAGTAACTGATGGCCCAGAGAGAATCGTCAGCCGAAAAAAGGGTCTGCAGTTCCCCCGCCACCTGATAAGAATCGACAAGATCAAATCCGCTCGGCGGCGCCGGCGGTTGCGAATCATCCGGTTGAGCGGAGGTCGTTTGCCCCTCTTCTTTATTGCCGGCACAACCAACCACACCACGCCCCGCCAAAATTAAAGCCCACATAGTCTTCTCCTTGTTTGTAGGGGCGTCCGCCTGAGGCGGACGCCCTCATTCGTTCACTCCGTTGATAATCGCCATCGCGTCGAGATCAAAGCCCTGCTCGCCGCTTATGCCACACAATGCATCCCCGTTCAAGTCGTAATAAGTCGGGTCGTCGGGGGAGCAGGTGTCCATGTCGACGA encodes the following:
- the cyoE gene encoding protoheme IX farnesyltransferase, coding for MLAYLNLTKPRISLLFAVTGLAALIMEGSLRAKPATMWLLVAAIFMIGGSANAFNQYFERDIDKMMVRTAKKRPLPQGKIKPVAALIFSVVIGAIGTCLLWHWGTPLAALLGLGTIVFYSFYYTLWLKPRTPYNIVIGGAAGATGPLIGWAAATGLLSWAAVVMFAIVFFWTPPHFWSLALCCKEDYAKVNYPMFPLVAGDAATRKQILFYSMTLLPLSASLYFLKAAGMVYLISALILSAFFMWEAVQIYRKKTIRSYWQLFGYSIAYLLLLFVILIVDHLIS
- a CDS encoding MFS transporter; the protein is MKKNPLISIFLVVFIDLVGFGIVIPILPYYAKSFGAQATTLGWLMMCYSGMQFLFSPFWGSLSDRIGRRPVILTCLVGISASMALLGFAKSLVWLFAARLLAGFFGANISTAAAYIADITKPEDRAKGMGMIGAAFGLGFLFGPALGGILSRWGYGAAGYAAGVLALLNFLFALKVLKEPPLSTEIRAVHRSHLSWTAWRKTVTTPQTGLAVLLFFVVTMGIAQLETSFALFLLARFHLDAVHAGLILALMALALVGIQGGAIGRLVRWMGEARLVLAGCGIMAVTLFSAALSHAIAPFIIFLLLQSVGYAITNPSLSSLVSRHAPREVQGSTMGIYQSAGSLARVFGPVAAGVLFDHIGITAPFVAAGILFTAALVLVALGKQVWNGKEPAVAYSQVA